In the Malania oleifera isolate guangnan ecotype guangnan chromosome 1, ASM2987363v1, whole genome shotgun sequence genome, one interval contains:
- the LOC131164622 gene encoding uncharacterized protein LOC131164622 encodes MKKYLVKAQEYTKAFVQFDIKHVPRAENKKADALAKLASTTSSEWKDAIYLERIGKPSYEGDKINSVESKISKDDWRASLFLYLKDGSLPEDNKEALKVRSKAARYTLMGRELYMRSLTLPYLRCLSNEEGEYILREIHEGVCGNHLASRALAHKAMRLEFYWPTMKKDTVELVKRCDRLVCRFRIPWAIVTDHGRQFDNKRFKKFCSNLSFKLVFASVVHPQSNGQVENMNRTILDGLRTRLESTQGRWVEELPSLIWAYHTPKRAVIRETPFMLAFSTEAVIPARVGIPSWRRQYFSEQINNKELISEIDLLEERQD; translated from the exons atgaagaaatatctcgtTAAGGCCCAAGAATACACAAAAGCATTCGTTCAGTTCGACATAAAACACGTACCAAGGGCAGAGAACAAAAAGGCGGACGCACTCGCAAAATTGGCCTCAACAACAAGTTCGGAATGGAAAGACGCTATTTATCTTGAACGAATAGGGAAACCCTCATACGAAGGGGACAAAATTAACTCAGTAGAGTCTAAAATCAGTAAGGACGATTGGAGAGCGTCTCTATTCCTATACCTTAAGGACGGATCCCTACCAGAGGACAATAAGGAAGCTCTAAAGGTGAGGAGCAAAGCTGCAAGATATACGTTGATGGGCCGGGAGCTCTACATGCGATCCCTAACACTGCCCTACCTTCGATGTTTAAGTAACGAGGAAGGGGAGTACATACTAcgggaaatccacgaaggagttTGCGGAAACCATCTTGCTAGTAGGGCTCTAGCCCACAAGGCTATGCGACTGGAattttactggcccacaatgaagAAGGACACGGTCGAGCTCGTCAAAAGATGCGATAGAT TGGTTTGCCGTTTCAGAATCCCTTGGGCAATAGTTACGGATCACGGGAGGCAGTTTGACAACAAACGCTTTAAAAAGTTCTGTTCGAACCTATCTTTTAAGCTCGTCTTCGCATCAGTGGTgcacccccagagcaatggacaggtagagaacatgaaccgGACGATACTGGACGGGTTGAGGACGCGACTCGAATCTACGCAAGGTAGATGGGTAGAGGAACTCCCCTCACTCATATGGGCATACCACACCCCCAAGAGGGCGGTAATAAGGGAAACCCCTTTTATGCTCGCCTTCAGCACAGAAGCAGTCATCCCAGCAAGGGTAGGGATACCCTCCTGGCGAAGGCAGTACTTCAGCGAGCAGATCAACAACAAAGAGCTCATATCAGAAATAGACTtactggaagagagacaggaCTAG